Part of the Dehalococcoidia bacterium genome is shown below.
TGCGGCACGTCCGGATAGGCGAAGCAGACGACCAGGCCGCCCCGGGCGAGGAGGCGTTCGGTCTCCGCGGCCCTGCGGCGCAGGAGGTCGGCGAGGCCGACTGTCGTCGCGGTCGTGGGGCCGTTCTCCACCGGCTCCTCGTTGTAGGTAGTGTGGCTGATGCCATCGCGGACGACGCCTTCGATCATCTCGGACACGGCGACGGCCGGGTCGACCACGATCGCGTCGTAGTCGAAAAACGAGAGGGCGTTTGCCCAGCCGTAGTTATCGACCTGCTGGTCGGGCAACGCGATGCCGAGCGAGAGGATCCTCACGCGCTCTCCCCCACGCTAGGCACGCCCCTCGCCGTCCGCACCGAGGTCAAGGCTGCGGAGAAAGCGGCGCAGTTCCGGCGCGATGTCCTCACGCATCAGGCCAACCGTGACATTCGCCGTGATCAGGGACAGAGGGCGACCGATGTCGATACGGTAGCCCTCGAACTCGTAGGAGTACATGCCCTCCTCGCGCGCGAGGATTTGCATGGCGTCGGTGATCTGCATCTCGCCGCCGTGGCCGCGCCCGGCGCGTTCGATCGCGTCGAAGACGGCAGGGGTGAAGAGGTAACGGCCGACTATCGCCAGGCGCCCCGGCGCGGTGCCGCGCGCCGGCTTCTCGACGAGCTGGCGCAGGCGCAGCACGCCCTCGGACACCGGCTCGCCGCTGACAATGCCGTACTGGTGCGTAAGCTCTTCCGGCACCTCCTCGACCGCCACGACGCTGCATCCGTACTTCTCGAAGCACTCGATGAGGCCGAGGGCGACGGGCTTCGGCCCGAGGATGACATCGTCCGGAAGGAACAGCACGAAGGGGTCGTCGCCAATCAGGTGTCGGGCGGTGAGCACCGCGTGGCCGATGCCACCCATTTCACCCTGGCGGACGTAGGCGAAATTGGCCTGGCTGGAGATGGCTCGCAAGCGCTGGGCGCCCTCGTAGTCGCCTTTCGACTCCAGTAGCTGCTCGACGTCGCGCGAGCGGTCGAAGTAGTCCTCGACGGCGCGCTTGCCGATCGCGGTGACGATGATGATGTCCTTGATGCCGGCCGCCACCGCCTCTTCGACGGAGTAGTGGATTACGGGCTTGTCGACGAGGGGCAGCATCTCCTTCGGCTGGGCCTTGGTGACAGGGAGAAGCCGCGTGCCGTACCCCGCGGCGAGTATCACTGCCTTGCGGACGTTAGCTTGCCCCATGCCGGCAGATGAAGGCAGAACACACCTCTACACAATGCGTAGTCGCGGGGCCAGCCCGATTCTAGCACGGGGTCCCGCGGAGACCTTCGCGGGCAGCGGAGGCGCGGTCAGCCCCAGATCCGCCTGAGCCGCTCGGCCTCAGCGCGGCCCTGGCGCAGGCCGCTCTCGGCCGCGCGCGGGTTCTGGCGGGAGTCCATGAGGTTCATGCCGAAGGCCTCGCGCGACTCGCTATCAGGGGTGATCAGCTCAACGGCTTTTGCGCCGGCTTCCCGGAGCGTGGCGATCTCGGCCTCGATGCGCTGGCGCGCAAGCAGGGCCCGCGGGTCGTCCGAACCTTCCCCGCCGCCAACGCTGATGATCAGCACGATCTCGGCGCCCGCGGCAAGGTCAGCGTTGCTCGCCGAGCGGATGCCGCCGTCGTAATAGCGCCTGCCGTCGATCGTGACCGGTGGGAAGATGCCGGGCACAGCGCAACTGGAGGCAACGGCCCGGACAAGCGGGACTCCCGAACTTCTGTCCCAGACGACAAAGCGTCCAGTGAGCGCATCGATAGCCGTGCAACGGAAGTCCTTCTCCGGCCAGGCGTCGGCGATGCCGCCCCGAAATCCAGCCACGAACGCCTCCTCGTCGCCGGTCTTCGCGGCGAGGGCGAAGGCGCCTACCTCTCGCAGCCTCTCCTCCAGCGGGCGGTCAGCCTGCCAGGCCCTTGCCATCACCTGCATCAGGCCCGAGAGGTCCGGAGCTGATGGCCGCTCACCCTCGCGGCCGGCCGGCCCGCCCTCGCGGTCGCGGCGGGCGAGCTGACCCGCGAGCATCTCGGCCGGAGCGCGTCCGAGCGCAAGCTGTGCGCCGACAACCGATCCCGCCGAGGTCCCGATGATCAGGTCTGCATCCCTGAGGTCGATCCCCCGCTCGGCCAGCCCGGCGGCGACGCCTGTCTCCCAGGCGATGCCCACCGGTCCGCCGCCACTCAGAACCAGCGCTCGCTTCGCCACTTTCAGCCTCCGGCCAGTACTGCGCCTACGATAGCGGACAGGTGCCCTTAACCCGAAGGCCCGGTGCCGCTCTCGCTTGACGGACAGAACACATGTGCTATCATCGTCGCCGTCC
Proteins encoded:
- a CDS encoding UTP--glucose-1-phosphate uridylyltransferase, producing MGQANVRKAVILAAGYGTRLLPVTKAQPKEMLPLVDKPVIHYSVEEAVAAGIKDIIIVTAIGKRAVEDYFDRSRDVEQLLESKGDYEGAQRLRAISSQANFAYVRQGEMGGIGHAVLTARHLIGDDPFVLFLPDDVILGPKPVALGLIECFEKYGCSVVAVEEVPEELTHQYGIVSGEPVSEGVLRLRQLVEKPARGTAPGRLAIVGRYLFTPAVFDAIERAGRGHGGEMQITDAMQILAREEGMYSYEFEGYRIDIGRPLSLITANVTVGLMREDIAPELRRFLRSLDLGADGEGRA
- a CDS encoding patatin-like phospholipase family protein — translated: MAKRALVLSGGGPVGIAWETGVAAGLAERGIDLRDADLIIGTSAGSVVGAQLALGRAPAEMLAGQLARRDREGGPAGREGERPSAPDLSGLMQVMARAWQADRPLEERLREVGAFALAAKTGDEEAFVAGFRGGIADAWPEKDFRCTAIDALTGRFVVWDRSSGVPLVRAVASSCAVPGIFPPVTIDGRRYYDGGIRSASNADLAAGAEIVLIISVGGGEGSDDPRALLARQRIEAEIATLREAGAKAVELITPDSESREAFGMNLMDSRQNPRAAESGLRQGRAEAERLRRIWG